From Kiloniellales bacterium, a single genomic window includes:
- a CDS encoding ASKHA domain-containing protein, which yields MTQEAASGDALVVFTPSGRRGRFPKGTPLLKAARSLGVDVDSVCGGRGICGRCQVSPSLGEFAKHGIVSRSEHLSDFNEVEARYGSRKGLGAGRRLSCQALLQGDMVIDVPPDSQVHKQVVRKRAEVRDIELDPAIRLHYVEVEEPDMHNPSGDLERLLKALKEQWELTGLECDLHILQSLQGALRAGAWKVTVAVHRAQVITQIWPGFHDRAYGLAIDVGSTTIAAHLCRLSTGEVLASSGIMNPQIRFGEDLMSRVSYVMMNPGGEQDMTRAVREAINTLVCEVAEEAAIDRNEILNATFVGNPIMHHLLLGIDPTELGGAPFALAANSGITLWGKELDLDISRNARVYVLPCIAGHVGADTAGVILSESPHLSDEITLVVDVGTNAEIVLGSKRRLLAASSPTGPAFEGAQISCGQRAAPGAIERLRIDPKTLEPRYKVIGSDLWSDEPGFAETTSKTGITGVCGSGIIEALAEMYLTGILASDGTIDGAAAARSPRVQPDGRTFTYLIREGEPELRITQNDVRAIQLAKAALYAGARLLMDHLEIDSVDRIVLAGAFGSHIDVKYAMILGMIPDCDLAKVYAAGNAAGTGARIALLNQKARDEIERVVRQVEKVETAVEPKFQAHFVEAMGIPHASAPYPNLSHAVQLPARPAPASADPEKGPRRRRRRSERTSAVSEDAH from the coding sequence GTGACCCAGGAAGCGGCCAGCGGGGACGCTCTCGTCGTCTTCACACCCTCGGGCCGGCGCGGCCGATTTCCCAAGGGAACTCCCCTTCTCAAGGCCGCGCGCAGCCTCGGTGTCGACGTGGACTCGGTGTGCGGCGGCCGCGGCATCTGCGGCCGCTGTCAGGTCAGTCCGAGCCTCGGCGAGTTCGCCAAGCACGGCATCGTCAGCCGTTCAGAACATCTCAGCGACTTCAACGAGGTCGAGGCCCGCTACGGATCGCGCAAGGGCCTCGGGGCGGGCCGTCGCCTGTCCTGCCAGGCGCTGCTCCAGGGCGACATGGTGATAGACGTGCCGCCCGACAGCCAGGTGCACAAGCAGGTCGTCCGCAAACGCGCGGAGGTGCGCGACATCGAGCTCGATCCGGCGATCCGTCTCCACTACGTCGAGGTGGAGGAGCCGGACATGCACAACCCGAGCGGCGATCTCGAGCGCCTGCTGAAGGCGCTCAAGGAGCAGTGGGAACTGACCGGGCTGGAATGCGACTTGCACATTCTCCAGTCGCTGCAAGGCGCGCTGCGCGCTGGCGCCTGGAAGGTCACGGTCGCGGTGCACCGCGCGCAGGTCATCACGCAGATCTGGCCCGGCTTCCACGACCGCGCCTACGGCCTGGCGATCGACGTCGGCTCGACCACGATCGCGGCCCACCTGTGCCGCCTCTCGACCGGCGAGGTCCTGGCCTCCTCAGGAATCATGAACCCGCAGATCCGCTTCGGCGAGGACCTGATGAGCCGGGTCTCCTACGTAATGATGAACCCCGGCGGCGAGCAGGACATGACCCGGGCGGTGCGCGAGGCCATCAACACGCTGGTCTGCGAGGTCGCCGAAGAGGCCGCGATCGACAGGAACGAGATCCTTAACGCGACCTTCGTCGGCAATCCGATCATGCACCACCTGCTGCTTGGGATCGACCCGACCGAACTGGGCGGCGCGCCCTTCGCGCTGGCGGCCAATTCCGGCATTACCCTTTGGGGCAAGGAACTGGACCTGGACATCAGCCGCAATGCCCGGGTCTACGTCCTGCCCTGCATCGCCGGTCACGTCGGCGCCGATACCGCCGGCGTGATCCTCTCGGAATCGCCGCACCTGTCGGACGAGATCACCCTGGTGGTCGACGTCGGCACCAACGCCGAGATCGTTCTGGGCAGCAAGCGGCGCCTGCTGGCCGCCTCCTCGCCGACCGGGCCGGCCTTCGAGGGGGCGCAGATCTCCTGCGGCCAGAGGGCGGCGCCGGGCGCCATCGAGCGCCTTCGTATCGATCCCAAGACGCTCGAGCCCCGCTACAAGGTGATCGGCAGCGACCTCTGGTCCGACGAGCCAGGATTCGCCGAGACTACCTCGAAAACCGGTATCACCGGCGTCTGCGGCTCCGGGATCATCGAGGCCCTGGCCGAGATGTACCTGACCGGCATCCTGGCCAGCGACGGCACCATCGACGGTGCGGCTGCCGCCCGCTCGCCGCGGGTCCAGCCCGACGGGCGCACCTTCACCTACCTGATTCGCGAGGGCGAGCCGGAACTGAGGATCACCCAGAACGACGTCCGCGCCATCCAGTTGGCCAAGGCGGCGCTCTACGCCGGCGCGCGCCTGCTGATGGACCACCTGGAGATCGATTCCGTCGACCGGATTGTCCTGGCCGGCGCGTTCGGCAGCCATATCGACGTCAAGTACGCGATGATTCTCGGCATGATTCCCGACTGCGACCTCGCCAAGGTCTACGCGGCCGGCAACGCTGCGGGAACCGGCGCCCGAATCGCCCTGCTCAACCAGAAGGCCCGGGACGAGATCGAGCGGGTGGTGCGCCAGGTCGAGAAGGTGGAGACCGCGGTCGAGCCCAAGTTCCAGGCGCATTTCGTCGAGGCCATGGGCATCCCCCATGCGAGCGCCCCCTATCCGAACCTGAGCCACGCTGTGCAGCTGCCCGCGCGCCCGGCGCCGGCGTCGGCCGACCCGGAAAAGGGACCGCGCCGCCGCCGCCGCCGGAGCGAACGCACGTCGGCCGTGAGCGAGGACGCGCATTGA
- a CDS encoding methyltetrahydrofolate cobalamin methyltransferase, producing the protein MTRTVVSSHKKEIAIGFDEPFCVIGERINPTGRKKLAAEMAAGDYSTVESDALAQVAAGAKMLDVNAGIPLADEPAILAESIKLVQSLVDVPLSIDSSIVEALERGLEVYQGKALVNSVTGEEERLEVVLPLVKKYDAAVVAISNDETGISEDPDVRYEVAKKIVERAQDYGIPAADVVVDPLVMPIGALGNAGKAAFRLIRRLREELGVNTTCGASNISFGLPNRHALNGTFLAMAAGAGMTSAIMNPMHEEEMTAIMAADVMNGVDLNCKRWLTKFRQPAPAAIDDGTGARARRERRRRRG; encoded by the coding sequence ATGACCCGCACCGTCGTCAGCTCGCACAAAAAAGAGATCGCCATCGGCTTCGACGAGCCCTTCTGTGTCATCGGCGAACGGATCAATCCGACCGGCCGCAAGAAGCTGGCCGCGGAGATGGCGGCCGGCGACTACTCGACCGTCGAGTCCGACGCGCTCGCCCAGGTCGCGGCCGGCGCCAAGATGCTCGACGTGAACGCCGGCATTCCCCTGGCCGACGAGCCGGCAATCCTCGCGGAATCGATCAAGCTGGTGCAGTCCCTGGTCGACGTGCCCCTGTCGATCGACTCCTCGATCGTCGAGGCCCTGGAGCGTGGTCTCGAGGTCTACCAGGGCAAGGCTCTGGTCAACTCTGTGACCGGCGAAGAGGAACGGCTCGAGGTCGTGCTGCCGCTGGTCAAGAAGTACGACGCCGCGGTCGTCGCGATCTCGAACGACGAGACCGGCATCTCCGAGGATCCCGACGTGCGCTACGAGGTCGCCAAGAAGATCGTCGAACGGGCCCAGGACTACGGAATTCCCGCGGCAGACGTGGTGGTCGACCCGCTGGTCATGCCGATCGGGGCGCTGGGCAACGCCGGCAAGGCGGCGTTCCGCCTGATCCGCCGCCTGCGCGAGGAGCTTGGCGTCAACACGACCTGCGGTGCGTCAAACATCAGCTTCGGCCTGCCGAACCGCCACGCCCTGAACGGCACATTCCTGGCCATGGCCGCCGGTGCGGGGATGACCTCGGCGATCATGAATCCCATGCACGAGGAAGAGATGACCGCTATCATGGCGGCGGACGTGATGAACGGCGTCGATCTCAACTGCAAGCGCTGGCTGACCAAGTTCCGCCAGCCGGCGCCTGCGGCGATCGACGACGGGACCGGCGCGCGCGCTCGGCGGGAGCGTCGCCGCCGGCGAGGATAG
- a CDS encoding methylenetetrahydrofolate reductase encodes MAASETTVVESGAVSKSQIVDFMAGFTIETTPGSALKIPDYREHLRPGTTVAVTFLPGSDFETTIETAARLRTEGFEPAPHIAARSVPSRSHLDTWLRRLRDEVGVTEVVALGGAVDQPIGEFSSSMEVLETGLFDKHGICKIGVAGHPEGSPDIPDRELEAAIAWKNAFAERSDAELYIATQFCFEAAPIIAWDRALSAAGNRLPIHIGVPGLATLKTLINHAKACGIGPSMRFLTRQARNISKLMTVNAPDRLLLDLARYRALDPDCGIRRAHFYPLGGLRRSAAWAYAVHDGEFTLRRDGKGFAVDREIP; translated from the coding sequence ATGGCTGCCAGTGAAACCACCGTTGTCGAGTCGGGCGCGGTGTCGAAGTCCCAGATCGTCGATTTCATGGCCGGGTTCACGATCGAGACGACCCCGGGCTCGGCGCTCAAGATCCCCGACTACCGGGAGCATCTGCGGCCGGGAACCACGGTCGCCGTTACCTTCCTGCCGGGGTCCGACTTCGAGACCACTATCGAGACCGCCGCGCGCCTGCGCACCGAAGGCTTCGAGCCGGCGCCTCACATCGCCGCCCGTTCGGTGCCCAGCCGGTCCCACCTGGACACCTGGCTGCGCCGGCTGCGCGACGAGGTCGGCGTGACCGAGGTGGTCGCCCTGGGCGGCGCGGTCGACCAGCCGATCGGCGAGTTCTCCAGCTCGATGGAGGTGCTCGAGACCGGCCTCTTCGACAAGCACGGCATTTGCAAGATCGGTGTCGCCGGCCATCCGGAAGGCAGCCCCGATATCCCGGACCGGGAGCTGGAGGCCGCGATTGCCTGGAAGAACGCCTTCGCCGAGCGCAGCGACGCGGAACTCTACATCGCCACGCAGTTTTGTTTCGAGGCGGCGCCGATCATCGCCTGGGACCGCGCTCTGAGCGCCGCCGGCAACCGCCTGCCGATCCATATCGGCGTGCCGGGCCTGGCCACCTTGAAGACGCTGATCAACCACGCCAAGGCCTGCGGAATCGGTCCCTCGATGCGCTTCCTGACACGTCAGGCGCGCAACATCTCAAAGCTGATGACCGTGAACGCGCCAGACCGCCTGCTGCTCGACCTCGCCCGCTACCGCGCGCTCGATCCGGACTGCGGCATTCGCCGCGCCCACTTCTATCCCCTGGGCGGCCTCCGCCGCTCGGCGGCCTGGGCCTACGCCGTCCATGACGGCGAGTTTACCCTGCGCCGGGACGGCAAAGGCTTCGCCGTGGACCGGGAAATCCCGTGA
- a CDS encoding virulence factor, with the protein MAQLIVVYWRDIPAQVIVKAGRKAAKRQLSERFEKAVDRAAMKANLRDTDSYLGEWRRADPVDCGDDLEAEAEASAARFEQEYSDERLRGLVSNHGREAD; encoded by the coding sequence ATGGCACAGTTGATCGTCGTCTATTGGCGGGACATCCCGGCGCAGGTCATCGTTAAGGCCGGCCGCAAGGCAGCCAAGCGCCAGCTCAGCGAACGCTTCGAAAAAGCAGTCGACCGGGCGGCCATGAAGGCAAACCTGCGCGACACGGATTCCTATCTGGGCGAATGGCGGCGGGCGGATCCCGTTGACTGCGGAGACGATCTGGAGGCCGAGGCCGAAGCCTCTGCCGCGCGCTTCGAGCAAGAGTATAGTGACGAGCGGTTGAGGGGCCTGGTGTCGAACCACGGCCGCGAAGCGGACTAG
- a CDS encoding DUF1638 domain-containing protein codes for MAESDPRGAAPRTLLIACGALAREIVDLIQINGWSHINVTCLPASWHNRPEKIPEGVRGKISEARDTYDNIFVLYGDCGSGGLLDRVLEEEGVERIEGPHCYAFYAGVEAFLSEAERDPTCFYLTDYLARHFDRLIIEGLGLDRHPDLQPLYFGNYTTLVYLAQTESPALQAKAKQAAERLGLAYREIHTGYGGLGDFVAQASRAGGTTDPSV; via the coding sequence ATGGCGGAGTCCGACCCGCGCGGCGCGGCGCCGCGAACCTTGCTGATCGCTTGCGGCGCCCTGGCCCGGGAAATCGTCGACCTGATCCAGATCAACGGCTGGTCCCACATCAACGTGACCTGTCTGCCGGCGAGCTGGCACAATCGGCCGGAGAAGATCCCTGAGGGTGTGCGCGGCAAGATCAGCGAAGCCAGGGACACCTACGACAACATCTTCGTGCTCTACGGCGATTGCGGCAGCGGAGGCCTGCTCGACCGCGTGCTGGAGGAGGAAGGCGTGGAGCGCATCGAGGGCCCGCACTGCTACGCCTTCTACGCCGGCGTCGAGGCCTTTCTGTCCGAAGCCGAGCGGGACCCCACCTGCTTCTACCTGACCGACTATCTGGCCCGGCACTTCGACCGCTTGATTATCGAGGGACTGGGACTGGACCGCCATCCGGACTTGCAGCCTCTCTACTTCGGCAACTACACCACCCTTGTCTACCTGGCGCAGACCGAGAGCCCGGCCCTGCAGGCCAAGGCCAAGCAAGCGGCGGAGCGGCTCGGTCTGGCCTACCGGGAGATTCACACGGGCTACGGCGGCCTGGGCGATTTCGTCGCCCAGGCGAGCCGCGCCGGCGGGACAACCGACCCGAGCGTCTGA
- a CDS encoding B12-binding domain-containing protein, giving the protein MDDLDLRTLDDDELNKQMQDDLYDGLKEEIEEGVHIFLERGWPPYRILTEVLVEGMRIVGIDFRDGILFVPEVLLAANAMKGGMTILRPLLAETGAEQVGKMVIGTVKGDIHDIGKNLVGMMMEGAGFEVIDLGINNPVENYLDALDEHKPNILGMSALLTTTMPYMKVVIDTMKEKGIRDDYIVLVGGAPLNEAFAEAIGADAYCRDAAVAVETAKEFVARRHNQGSKAAAQ; this is encoded by the coding sequence ATGGACGATTTGGACCTTCGCACGCTCGACGACGACGAGCTCAACAAGCAGATGCAGGACGACCTCTACGACGGTCTCAAGGAGGAGATCGAAGAGGGTGTCCACATCTTCCTGGAGCGCGGCTGGCCACCCTATAGGATCCTGACCGAAGTGCTGGTCGAGGGCATGCGGATCGTCGGCATCGATTTCCGCGACGGCATTCTCTTCGTCCCCGAAGTGCTCCTGGCGGCCAACGCGATGAAGGGCGGCATGACGATCCTGCGTCCGCTGCTCGCCGAGACCGGCGCCGAGCAGGTCGGCAAGATGGTGATCGGCACGGTCAAGGGCGACATCCACGACATCGGCAAGAACCTGGTCGGGATGATGATGGAGGGCGCCGGCTTCGAGGTCATCGACCTCGGCATCAATAATCCGGTCGAGAACTACCTGGACGCGCTCGACGAGCACAAGCCGAACATCCTCGGCATGTCGGCCCTGCTGACCACGACCATGCCCTACATGAAGGTGGTCATCGACACGATGAAGGAAAAAGGCATCCGCGACGACTACATCGTCCTGGTCGGCGGCGCGCCCTTGAACGAGGCCTTCGCCGAGGCGATCGGCGCCGACGCCTACTGCCGGGACGCCGCGGTCGCGGTGGAAACGGCGAAGGAGTTCGTCGCACGCCGGCACAACCAGGGCAGCAAGGCCGCCGCGCAGTAG
- a CDS encoding ABC transporter ATP-binding protein has product MLRISDIDVFRGATQVIHGLNLEVAEGQVVALLGRNGSGKSTVLDTIMGIAPARRGQIEFRERSIARLVPQVIARRGIGYMPDTCRLFPDLTVMQNIRLGRLGRRKGVPEWTRDKLLKLFPTLDELKGQRASQIDGADRKLVALARALCGNPRLLLLDEPAECLNSLAVQEMAETINFLREEGLTILLADQNLRFAAAVADWAYVLDAGNVVVEGDMEQLAAHDKIWQEFLAA; this is encoded by the coding sequence ATGCTCAGAATATCCGACATTGATGTCTTTCGCGGCGCGACCCAGGTGATCCACGGCCTCAACCTCGAGGTCGCGGAAGGTCAGGTGGTGGCCCTGCTGGGGCGCAACGGTTCCGGTAAGAGCACGGTGCTGGACACGATCATGGGCATCGCGCCGGCCCGGCGCGGCCAGATAGAGTTCCGCGAGCGATCCATCGCCAGGCTGGTGCCCCAGGTCATCGCCCGGCGCGGGATCGGCTACATGCCCGACACCTGCCGGCTGTTCCCCGACCTGACGGTCATGCAGAACATCCGCCTCGGTCGGCTCGGCCGCCGCAAGGGCGTACCCGAGTGGACCCGGGACAAGCTGTTGAAGCTGTTCCCAACCCTGGACGAACTGAAGGGCCAGCGAGCCAGCCAGATCGACGGGGCCGACCGTAAGCTGGTCGCCCTGGCCCGGGCGCTCTGCGGCAATCCGCGCCTACTGCTGCTCGACGAGCCCGCCGAGTGCCTCAACTCACTCGCGGTGCAGGAGATGGCCGAGACGATCAACTTCCTCAGGGAGGAAGGCCTGACGATCCTGCTGGCCGATCAGAATCTGCGCTTCGCCGCCGCCGTCGCCGACTGGGCCTACGTGCTCGACGCCGGAAACGTCGTGGTCGAGGGCGACATGGAACAACTCGCCGCTCACGATAAGATCTGGCAGGAATTTCTCGCTGCCTGA
- a CDS encoding ATP-binding cassette domain-containing protein: MSALFAVEDLTKRFGGLLAVDEVSFEMLSSDVMAVIGKNGAGKSTLFNLVTGKLSADKGKVKYRDQEITHFSPKHLFQIGIGCTHQRPAVFASMTALENVQLSIFASEKRAGAMFEAAKDLYVEDSTKFLETYGIEHFADTVAGELTIGQQKRLEIAMVMAHYPRLLIMDEPTAGLPAAERADFMELCMETTLREGCALFFLERDLDMVFRFAGRVLVMNHGMVVADGTPSEMRDNAIVRDLYLGYSFENLEIANAQNIRH, from the coding sequence ATGAGCGCACTCTTCGCGGTCGAGGACCTGACCAAGCGATTTGGCGGCCTGCTCGCGGTCGACGAGGTGTCCTTCGAGATGCTGTCGAGCGATGTCATGGCGGTGATCGGCAAGAACGGCGCCGGGAAGTCGACCCTGTTCAATTTGGTGACCGGGAAGCTGTCTGCCGACAAAGGCAAAGTGAAATACCGCGACCAGGAGATCACTCACTTCAGTCCGAAGCACCTGTTCCAGATCGGTATCGGCTGCACCCACCAACGCCCGGCCGTCTTCGCTTCCATGACCGCTTTGGAAAACGTCCAGCTCTCGATTTTCGCCAGCGAGAAGCGGGCCGGCGCCATGTTCGAGGCCGCCAAGGATCTCTACGTCGAGGATTCGACAAAGTTCCTGGAGACTTACGGCATCGAGCACTTTGCCGACACGGTCGCCGGCGAACTCACGATCGGTCAACAGAAGCGTCTCGAGATCGCCATGGTCATGGCGCACTATCCCCGCCTGCTGATCATGGACGAGCCGACCGCAGGCCTGCCCGCCGCGGAACGCGCCGACTTCATGGAGCTCTGCATGGAGACGACGCTGCGCGAGGGCTGTGCCCTGTTCTTCCTGGAGCGCGATCTCGATATGGTGTTCCGGTTCGCCGGGCGCGTCCTGGTGATGAACCACGGCATGGTCGTGGCCGACGGAACACCGTCCGAGATGCGGGACAACGCGATCGTGCGCGATCTTTACCTCGGCTACTCGTTCGAGAACCTGGAAATCGCGAATGCTCAGAATATCCGACATTGA
- a CDS encoding ABC transporter permease, which translates to MNALVSPAITGLAEAVPLFLVATGLSIVYRVTGTVNFAQGAFFMIGAYASYAFAGDGDAFGLMLAIVMAAVLVGLLGFVVEFALMRRTYRLPLPLQLLSTFAVALIAQDIIMEIWGAEPLTSAAAAQAAGALQQAPVAVPVSVPTYDLALIAIVPVVLFILWFLHAKSPWSTHIRAIIHDSQMVAILGIRKRWMFSYAVIVGAALAGLAGALQMPRAPIHLGMDEQMLAQAFIVMVVGSLGSVIGALVAAIVVGQLSAFGGLIMPGGSAVLLFLVIAIFVAARPQGLFGGVQAPPERSYGAGDRPPTLPRIVFLTIFIGALIMLAAVPLANNPDLLLVANEILIFVLFAASLQFLIGQGSMASFGHALYLGLGAYASAVLVRYLALPLESVIVLAPVAATLGVLLIGWFSVRLSGVYLAMLTLVFAQLGWSVSQFFAATANGGDLLLSGTAPVALFPDQRIFYGMTLALVVFALILIRQVSQSPFGLALRACRDCPERAAALGLDMTGLRWTATILAGVFAGLAGGLLAYLKSQNLPDIAPVAASTEGLVMVLLGGIQTMLGPIVGATIYTTLKSLLVTNTEFWRLLIGLIIIAFVLLLPRGLIGGLSQLMGSRR; encoded by the coding sequence ATGAACGCGCTCGTAAGCCCCGCGATCACAGGCCTAGCCGAGGCGGTTCCCCTCTTCCTTGTCGCTACCGGTCTTTCCATCGTGTATCGCGTCACGGGAACGGTGAACTTCGCCCAGGGTGCCTTCTTCATGATCGGCGCCTACGCCAGCTACGCCTTCGCCGGCGACGGCGACGCCTTCGGTCTGATGCTCGCCATCGTCATGGCCGCCGTTCTGGTCGGCCTGCTGGGCTTCGTGGTCGAGTTCGCCCTGATGCGGCGCACCTACCGGCTACCGCTGCCGCTGCAGCTGCTCTCGACCTTCGCCGTCGCCCTGATCGCGCAGGACATCATCATGGAGATCTGGGGTGCGGAGCCGCTGACCAGCGCCGCCGCGGCCCAGGCCGCCGGCGCTCTGCAGCAGGCGCCCGTAGCGGTCCCGGTCTCGGTTCCGACCTACGACCTAGCGCTGATCGCGATCGTTCCCGTCGTGTTGTTCATCCTCTGGTTCCTGCACGCCAAGAGCCCCTGGTCGACACACATCAGGGCCATCATCCACGACTCCCAGATGGTCGCGATCCTGGGCATCCGGAAACGCTGGATGTTCAGCTACGCGGTCATCGTCGGCGCCGCCCTGGCCGGTCTTGCGGGCGCCTTGCAGATGCCCCGGGCACCGATCCACCTTGGCATGGACGAGCAGATGCTCGCCCAGGCCTTCATTGTCATGGTCGTCGGTTCGCTCGGCAGCGTGATCGGTGCGCTGGTGGCGGCCATCGTCGTGGGGCAGCTCAGCGCCTTCGGCGGCCTCATCATGCCGGGCGGTTCGGCGGTGCTGCTGTTCCTGGTCATCGCGATCTTCGTCGCCGCTCGGCCGCAAGGCCTGTTCGGCGGTGTGCAGGCGCCGCCCGAGCGCTCTTACGGTGCCGGCGACCGGCCGCCGACCCTGCCGCGGATCGTCTTCCTGACCATCTTCATCGGCGCCCTGATCATGCTGGCTGCCGTGCCGCTGGCCAACAATCCCGACCTGTTGCTGGTCGCCAACGAGATCCTGATCTTCGTCCTGTTCGCCGCCTCACTCCAGTTCCTCATCGGCCAGGGGTCGATGGCGTCATTCGGACACGCCCTCTACCTCGGTCTCGGGGCCTACGCCTCGGCGGTCCTGGTACGCTACTTGGCGCTGCCCTTGGAGTCGGTGATCGTTCTGGCACCGGTCGCGGCGACCTTGGGCGTCTTGTTGATCGGCTGGTTCTCGGTCCGGCTGTCGGGCGTCTACCTGGCAATGCTGACCCTGGTTTTTGCTCAGCTGGGCTGGTCGGTCTCGCAGTTCTTCGCCGCGACGGCGAACGGCGGAGACCTGCTGCTGTCCGGCACGGCGCCGGTGGCACTGTTTCCCGATCAGCGCATCTTCTACGGCATGACGCTGGCCCTCGTCGTCTTTGCCTTGATCCTGATCAGGCAGGTGTCGCAATCGCCCTTCGGCCTCGCCCTGCGGGCCTGCCGCGACTGTCCCGAACGGGCCGCGGCGCTCGGCCTCGACATGACCGGCCTACGCTGGACAGCGACAATCCTGGCCGGCGTCTTCGCCGGTCTCGCGGGCGGCCTCCTGGCCTACCTGAAATCCCAGAACCTGCCGGACATCGCGCCAGTCGCCGCTTCGACCGAGGGGCTCGTCATGGTGCTGCTGGGCGGCATTCAAACCATGCTCGGCCCGATCGTCGGCGCGACCATCTACACGACTCTCAAGTCGCTCCTGGTCACCAACACGGAGTTCTGGCGGCTCTTGATCGGGCTGATCATCATCGCCTTCGTCCTGCTGCTGCCCCGCGGCCTGATCGGCGGTCTGAGCCAGCTCATGGGGTCGCGACGATGA